The following coding sequences lie in one Arachis hypogaea cultivar Tifrunner chromosome 9, arahy.Tifrunner.gnm2.J5K5, whole genome shotgun sequence genomic window:
- the LOC112712614 gene encoding mannose-specific lectin CML-2 encodes MAKQTLSLFSSIAIFLALLNLATSQDSLSFSFNNFEQEAEKNLILQGDAHIDPNVLQLTRTDSQEISVGRALYLAQVHLSDKSTNRLANLQIQFSFSLKSRGSSHPADGLAVFLAPADTTIPPGSNGGLLGLFEPDNALNASANKVIAVEFDTFFDRSSNSWDPSYTHIGIDVNSIKSAKTVRWDRRDDQILNVLVTYTASSRTLAVSANYPDGKKYELSHEVDLAKELSEYVRVGFSAATGQQFQSHTLHSWSFTSVLLNTVTMENEYLVFTRGIEK; translated from the coding sequence ATGGCCAAGCAaaccctctctctcttttcctccATAGCCATCTTCCTCGCGCTACTAAACCTCGCAACCTCACAAGATTCACTTTCCTTCAGCTTCAATAActtcgaacaagaagctgaaaaAAACCTAATcttgcaaggagatgcacacatTGACCCAAATGTACTGCAACTCACTAGAACCGACAGCCAGGAAATCAGTGTTGGGAGAGCCTTGTACTTAGCACAAGTGCACCTATCGGATAAAAGTACAAACAGACTCGCAAACCTTCAAATCCAATTCAGTTTTTCCCTTAAGTCACGGGGCTCCTCCCACCCGGCGGACGGCCTTGCCGTCTTCCTGGCGCCGGCCGACACCACCATACCGCCCGGTTCAAACGGAGGGCTTTTAGGGCTCTTTGAACCTGACAATGCCCTAAACGCCTCCGCAAACAAAGTCATCGCAGTCGAATTCGACACCTTTTTTGACAGAAGTTCAAATTCCTGGGATCCAAGTTACACACACATTGGAATCGATGTGAATTCCATTAAGTCTGCGAAGACTGTGAGATGGGATAGAAGAGACGATCAAATCCTTAATGTTCTTGTGACATACACTGCTTCTAGTCGAACCCTGGCAGTGTCTGCTAACTACCCTGATGGTAAAAAGTACGAGCTCTCTCATGAGGTCGACTTAGCCAAAGAGCTTTCGGAATATGTTAGGGTTGGATTCTCAGCCGCTACTGGACAACAATTCCAATCACACACTCTTCACTCGTGGTCATTCACTTCAGTGTTGCTTAATACTGTGACCATGGAGAATGAGTACCTTGTGTTTACACGAGGAATTGAGAAATAA